In Ammospiza caudacuta isolate bAmmCau1 chromosome 2, bAmmCau1.pri, whole genome shotgun sequence, a genomic segment contains:
- the GDAP2 gene encoding ganglioside-induced differentiation-associated protein 2, translating into MDPLGAPSQFVDVDSLPGWSDAYEAKKLDCHQSPVEKAQVDVRSPFPYRKDINEKIILWKGDVALLNCTAIVNTSNETLTDKNPVSESIFMHAGPDLKDELQKLKGCRTGEAKLTKGFNLAARFIIHTVGPKYKSRYRTAAESSLYSCYRNVLQLAKEQAMCSVGFCVINTLKRCYPLEDATHIALRTVRRFLEVHGETLEKVVFAVSELEEATYQKLLPLYFPRSLEEEVQSLPYLPADIGNAEGEPVVPERQIRITEKPGVPDDASDEEGLEADLSFIGSHAFARMEGDVDKQRRLILQGQLSEAALQKQHQRNYNRWLCQARAEDLSDIASLKALYQTGVDNCGRTVMVVVGRNIPVTLIDMEKALLYFIHVMDHIAVKEYVLVYFHTLTNDYNQLDSNFLKKLYDVVDAKYKRNLKALYFVHPTFRSKVSAWFFTTFTVSGLKDKLHYVESLQQLFTAIPPEQIDLPPFVLEYDARENGPYYSSYPPSPDL; encoded by the exons ATGGATCCCTTGGGTGCTCCTTCCCAGTTTGTGGATGTTGATAGTCTGCCAGGCTGGAGTGATGCCTATGAGGCCAAGAAGCTGGATTGTCACCAAAGTCCTGTTGAAAAAGCTCAAGTTGATGTTAGATCACCTTTTCCATACAGGAAAGACATcaatgaaaaaataatcttgTG gaaaggagatgTGGCGTTACTGAACTGCACGGCCATCGTAAACACCAGCAATGAGACTCTCACGGATAAGAACCCGGTGTCTGAAAGTATATTCATGCATGCTGGGCCTGACCTGAAGGATGAGCTCCAGAAGCTCAAAG gctgcaggacaggcgAGGCCAAGCTGACGAAGGGGTTTAACCTGGCAGCGCGTTTCATCATCCACACGGTGGGCCCCAAGTACAAGAGCCGGTACCGCACGGCGGCCGAGAGCTCCCTGTACAGCTGCTACCGCAACGTCCTGCAGCTCGCCAA GGAACAGGCAATGTGCTCCGTAGGATTTTGTGTCATTAATACTCTGAAAAGATGCTACCCCTTGGAGGATGCAACCCACATAGCACTGC GCACAGTTAGGAGGTTTCTGGAGGTTCATGGAGAGACACTGGAGAAGGTGGTGTTTGCTGTCTCTGAGCTTGAAGAG GCCACTTACCAGAAGTTGCTGCCTCTTTACTTTCCGAGATCATTGGAAGAAGAGGTGCAGTCCCTGCCTTACCTCCCTGCAGACATTGGCAATGCAGAAGGGGAGCCAGTAGTACCGGAGAGGCAGATCAGGATCACTGAAAAGCCAGGTGTTCCAGATG ATGCTTCAGATGAAGAGGGTCTGGAGGCAGATCTGTCTTTCATTGGGTCCCATGCTTTTGCCCGCATGGAGGGGGACGTTGATAAACAGAGGCGCCTCATCCTTCAGGGACAGTTGtcagaggcagcactgcagaaacagCACCAGAGGAA TTACAATCGCTGGCTGTGTCAGGCAAGAGCTGAAGACCTCTCTGACATTGCTTCTCTTAAAGCTTTGTACCAGACAG GTGTAGATAACTGTGGCCGCACTGTGATGGTGGTGGTTGGAAGGAATATCCCTGTGACATTGATAGACATGGAAAAG GCTCTTCTGTATTTCATCCATGTCATGGATCATATTGCAGTGAAGGAATATGTCTTGGTGTACTTCCATACACTCACAAATGATTACAATCAACTAGACTCAAACTTCCTGAAGAAACTCTATGATGTTGTTGATGCCAA GTACAAGAGGAACTTGAAGGCATTGTATTTTGTCCACCCAACATTTCGTTCAAAG gTCTCAGCATGGTTTTTCACAACCTTTACAGTCTCAGGGCTAAAGGACAAACTCCACTATGTGGAAAGCCTTCAGCAGTTGTTCACAGCCATACCCCCAGAACAGATTGACCTTCCCCCTTTCGTGCTCGAGTACGACGCCAGG GAAAATGGGCCTTACTATTCCTCTTATCCTCCATCCCCTGACTTGTGA